Proteins encoded by one window of uncultured Celeribacter sp.:
- a CDS encoding lysophospholipid acyltransferase family protein, whose protein sequence is MPEHTGGKRAGFDAGQAARDISYASSAATRSGRVLIRLMENATGRLGVIRRAKGYDAEVAAGRDFWAVMAERYGLSLEVIRGSLGNIPAQGPLIVVANHPYGILDGLMLGHILSLARGDFRILAHRVFKKAEDIDRVILPISFEETKEAVALNLETRKAALRYLADGGCIGIFPGGTVSTSAKPLGQPLDPGWRAFTAKMVAKSGATVVPIYFDGANSRLFQLASHLHATLRMGLLIREFRRSLGAPVRVAIGAPIGPERLAEFRGDAKKLMDFLRAETYSLSSKPLVQAGLGFEFEAKHGAKVRQGLKDRY, encoded by the coding sequence ATGCCAGAGCACACGGGGGGCAAGCGCGCCGGTTTCGACGCCGGACAGGCGGCGCGGGACATCTCCTATGCCAGTTCGGCGGCGACGCGGTCAGGCCGCGTTTTGATCCGCTTGATGGAAAACGCGACCGGGCGGTTGGGCGTGATCCGCCGTGCCAAGGGCTATGATGCGGAGGTCGCGGCGGGGCGTGATTTCTGGGCGGTGATGGCGGAACGTTACGGGTTAAGCCTTGAGGTCATTCGGGGCAGTTTGGGCAATATCCCGGCGCAAGGCCCGCTGATCGTGGTTGCAAATCACCCCTACGGCATTCTCGATGGGCTGATGCTGGGGCATATCCTGTCGCTGGCGCGCGGCGATTTTCGCATTCTGGCGCATCGGGTTTTCAAGAAGGCCGAGGACATCGACCGCGTGATCCTGCCGATTTCTTTCGAGGAGACGAAGGAGGCGGTGGCGCTCAATCTGGAGACCCGCAAGGCGGCGCTGCGCTATCTCGCCGACGGCGGCTGCATCGGCATCTTTCCGGGCGGCACGGTGTCGACCTCCGCCAAGCCTCTGGGGCAGCCTTTGGATCCCGGCTGGCGGGCGTTTACCGCGAAAATGGTGGCGAAATCCGGGGCCACGGTGGTGCCGATCTATTTCGACGGGGCCAATTCGCGTCTGTTCCAATTGGCGAGCCATCTGCATGCGACTTTGCGGATGGGCCTCTTGATCCGAGAGTTCCGCCGCAGCTTAGGCGCGCCGGTGCGGGTGGCGATTGGCGCGCCCATTGGGCCGGAGCGTCTGGCCGAATTCCGCGGCGATGCGAAAAAGTTGATGGATTTTCTGCGCGCCGAGACCTATTCACTATCGTCAAAGCCTTTGGTTCAGGCCGGGCTGGGCTTTGAATTCGAAGCGAAACATGGCGCAAAGGTCCGACAGGGCCTGAAGGATCGGTATTGA
- a CDS encoding LysR family transcriptional regulator, producing the protein MDWDKLRIFHAVADAGSLTHAGDTLHLSQSAVSRQIRALEESLSTTLFHRHARGLILTEQGELLFEATRSMAKRLDAAAARIRDSEEEVYGELRVTSATGFGTLWLAPRLSKLYDKYPDLKIDLMLEERVLDLPMREADVAIRMKEPSQADLIRKRLMNIRMRLFATEDYLEKFGTPESVDDLSGHRLICQNPNAHQVAAGARLVEELNEHDIRSKLFVNNYFGVLQAVLNHLGIGVLPDYLVESAPHLVRVLPDLESGEVPVFLAYPEELRHSKRIEVFRDFITAEINAHRRNMRDEDENA; encoded by the coding sequence ATGGACTGGGACAAACTGAGAATTTTCCACGCGGTTGCGGATGCGGGGTCTTTGACCCATGCCGGGGATACGCTGCATTTGAGCCAGTCCGCCGTGTCGCGCCAAATCCGCGCGCTCGAAGAATCGCTCTCCACCACCCTGTTCCACCGCCATGCCCGCGGGCTGATTCTGACCGAACAGGGCGAGTTGCTTTTTGAGGCGACCCGTTCGATGGCCAAACGCCTCGATGCCGCCGCCGCGCGCATCCGCGACAGCGAGGAAGAGGTGTATGGCGAGCTGCGCGTGACCTCCGCCACCGGCTTTGGCACGCTCTGGCTCGCGCCGCGCCTGTCCAAGCTTTATGACAAATACCCTGATCTCAAGATCGACCTGATGCTCGAAGAGCGCGTGCTCGATCTACCGATGCGTGAGGCCGATGTCGCCATTCGGATGAAAGAACCGTCGCAGGCCGATCTCATTCGCAAGCGTCTCATGAACATTCGCATGCGGCTCTTTGCGACCGAGGACTATCTCGAAAAATTCGGAACACCCGAAAGCGTGGACGATCTGTCCGGGCATCGTCTGATCTGTCAGAACCCGAACGCGCATCAGGTCGCCGCCGGCGCCCGGTTGGTCGAAGAGCTTAACGAACATGACATTCGCTCGAAGCTCTTCGTGAACAACTATTTCGGCGTGCTTCAAGCCGTGCTGAACCACCTCGGTATCGGCGTCCTGCCCGATTATCTCGTCGAAAGCGCACCGCATCTGGTCCGTGTGCTGCCTGATCTGGAGAGCGGCGAAGTGCCCGTCTTCCTCGCCTACCCCGAGGAGCTGCGGCATTCGAAACGGATCGAAGTGTTCCGCGACTTCATCACCGCAGAGATCAACGCCCACCGCCGCAATATGCGCGACGAGGACGAAAACGCCTGA
- the ccmE gene encoding cytochrome c maturation protein CcmE yields the protein MKTLKKKRRVQVFAIAAVALLVSVSLIGYAFRDGINLYRDPSKVVAEPPRAGEIFRLGGLVEDGTLVRGEGTHVTFSVTDGAETIPVTFEGVLPDLFGENQGMIGTGSMVGGTFVATEILAKHDETYMPKEVMDSLKETGVYKEPES from the coding sequence TTGAAGACCCTTAAAAAGAAACGCCGCGTACAGGTGTTCGCCATTGCCGCTGTGGCGCTGTTGGTCTCCGTGTCCCTCATCGGCTACGCGTTTCGCGACGGCATCAACCTCTACCGCGACCCGTCGAAAGTCGTGGCCGAACCGCCGCGCGCGGGCGAGATTTTCCGTCTTGGCGGGCTGGTCGAAGACGGCACTCTGGTGCGCGGCGAAGGCACCCATGTGACCTTCTCCGTGACCGACGGGGCAGAAACCATCCCGGTGACTTTCGAAGGCGTTCTGCCGGATCTGTTCGGCGAAAACCAAGGCATGATCGGCACCGGCTCCATGGTCGGCGGCACCTTTGTGGCGACCGAAATTCTGGCGAAACACGACGAGACCTATATGCCGAAAGAGGTGATGGACTCGTTGAAAGAAACCGGGGTCTATAAAGAGCCGGAGAGCTAA
- a CDS encoding cell division protein ZapA: MPEVKISIGGREFDVACQAGEEHFLKSAAQILDNEASVLSSQIGRLPAERMLLMAGLMLADKTAGMEEQMRSLESKLGAQEALIEEMRARPEPEPQKVEVPVVPSEVMDTLAEMAARTEAMAAAFEERLGVTDNFEA; the protein is encoded by the coding sequence ATGCCCGAAGTGAAAATTTCCATCGGGGGCCGTGAGTTTGACGTGGCCTGTCAGGCGGGCGAGGAACATTTCCTGAAATCGGCGGCTCAGATACTGGACAATGAGGCCTCCGTGCTGTCGAGCCAGATCGGGCGGCTGCCTGCGGAGCGCATGCTTTTGATGGCGGGATTGATGCTTGCGGATAAAACCGCGGGCATGGAAGAACAGATGCGCAGCCTCGAAAGCAAACTCGGCGCGCAGGAAGCGTTGATCGAGGAAATGCGCGCGCGGCCTGAGCCTGAGCCGCAAAAGGTCGAGGTGCCGGTGGTGCCCAGTGAGGTGATGGACACGCTGGCCGAAATGGCGGCGCGGACCGAGGCCATGGCGGCGGCGTTTGAAGAGCGTCTGGGCGTGACGGATAATTTCGAGGCCTAA
- the tkt gene encoding transketolase produces the protein MDIATLREAHPDHWMRAAAIRTLTLDAVAGANSGHSGMPMGMADVATVLFEKHLKFDAAAPLWPDRDRFILSAGHGSMLIYSLLYLTGYKEMPLEQIKTFRQMGAKTAGHPENFLLDGVETTTGPLGQGISNAVGFAMAEESLRARFGAKLQNHHTYVMAGDGCLMEGVSQEAIALAGRQKLGKLIVFWDNNNITIDGTVDLADRTNQPMRFKAAGWHVQEIDGHDPEQIDAAIEAAKKSKKPSMIACKTHIALGHAAQDTSKGHGALTDADQLAAAKAAYGVNWGAYQVAEDVKSQWEEIGAKGREERVAWEARFEEQSERRQAEFNRVFALEAPKKLSATIKAFKKQISEEQPKLATRSSSQKVLEVINPIMPETIGGSADLTGSNNTLTGDMGVFDETNRKGRYVYYGIREHGMAAAMNGMALHGGIRPYSGTFFCFTDYARPAMRLSALMQIPVTYVMTHDSIGLGEDGPTHQPVEHLAICRATPNTLTIRPCDTVETAEAWEIALTSQKTPSVLVLTRQGVPTLRTEHKNTNLVSKGAYVLAEAEGKREAILIATGSEVAIAMEARKLLQDNGIGTRVVSMPCMELFAEQDEAYRRKVLPAGPVRVGVEAAVRDGGWDRWLLGERGREAKQAFVGMTRFGASAPADELYEKFGITAENVVAQVKALLG, from the coding sequence GTGGACATCGCAACCCTGCGCGAGGCGCACCCCGATCACTGGATGCGTGCCGCCGCCATCCGCACCCTGACGCTCGATGCCGTCGCCGGTGCCAATTCCGGTCACTCCGGCATGCCGATGGGCATGGCCGATGTGGCCACCGTGCTGTTTGAAAAGCACCTGAAATTCGATGCCGCCGCACCGCTTTGGCCGGATCGTGACCGCTTTATCCTGTCGGCGGGCCACGGCTCCATGCTGATCTACTCCCTGCTCTACTTGACCGGCTACAAAGAGATGCCGCTCGAGCAGATCAAGACCTTCCGCCAGATGGGCGCGAAAACCGCCGGTCACCCGGAGAACTTCCTGCTGGATGGCGTTGAAACCACCACCGGTCCGCTGGGCCAAGGCATCTCCAATGCCGTCGGCTTCGCCATGGCCGAGGAATCGCTCCGCGCCCGTTTCGGTGCCAAGCTCCAGAACCACCACACCTATGTCATGGCCGGTGACGGCTGTCTCATGGAAGGTGTGTCGCAAGAGGCCATCGCGCTCGCCGGTCGTCAGAAACTCGGCAAGCTGATCGTCTTCTGGGACAACAACAACATCACCATCGACGGCACCGTGGACCTCGCCGACCGCACAAACCAGCCGATGCGCTTCAAAGCCGCGGGCTGGCATGTGCAGGAAATCGACGGTCATGACCCGGAGCAGATCGACGCCGCCATCGAGGCCGCGAAGAAGTCCAAGAAACCGTCCATGATCGCCTGCAAAACCCACATCGCTCTGGGGCACGCGGCACAGGACACCTCCAAAGGCCACGGCGCGCTCACCGACGCCGACCAACTGGCCGCCGCCAAAGCCGCTTATGGCGTCAACTGGGGCGCCTATCAGGTTGCCGAAGACGTCAAATCCCAGTGGGAAGAGATCGGCGCCAAAGGCCGCGAAGAGCGCGTCGCCTGGGAAGCCCGTTTCGAAGAGCAATCCGAGCGCCGTCAGGCCGAGTTCAACCGCGTCTTCGCACTTGAGGCTCCGAAGAAACTCTCCGCCACGATCAAGGCGTTCAAAAAGCAGATCTCCGAAGAGCAGCCGAAACTCGCCACCCGGTCGTCCTCGCAAAAAGTGCTCGAAGTGATCAACCCGATCATGCCCGAGACCATTGGCGGCTCCGCCGACCTCACCGGCTCGAACAACACGCTCACGGGCGACATGGGTGTCTTTGACGAGACCAACCGCAAGGGCCGCTACGTCTATTACGGCATCCGCGAACACGGCATGGCCGCCGCGATGAACGGCATGGCGCTTCATGGCGGGATTCGTCCCTACTCCGGCACCTTCTTCTGCTTTACCGATTACGCGCGCCCGGCGATGCGTCTGTCGGCTCTGATGCAGATCCCGGTGACCTATGTGATGACCCACGATTCCATCGGTCTGGGCGAAGACGGCCCGACTCACCAGCCGGTCGAGCATCTCGCCATCTGCCGTGCGACGCCGAACACGCTGACGATCCGTCCTTGCGACACGGTCGAGACCGCCGAGGCTTGGGAAATCGCGCTCACCTCGCAGAAAACGCCCTCCGTCCTCGTGCTGACCCGTCAGGGCGTGCCGACGCTGCGTACCGAGCACAAGAACACCAACCTTGTGTCCAAAGGCGCTTACGTGCTGGCCGAAGCCGAGGGCAAGCGTGAGGCGATCCTGATCGCCACCGGGTCCGAAGTGGCCATCGCCATGGAAGCCCGCAAACTCCTTCAGGACAATGGCATCGGCACCCGTGTCGTTTCCATGCCCTGTATGGAGTTGTTCGCAGAGCAAGACGAAGCCTATCGTCGCAAGGTCCTGCCCGCAGGTCCGGTGCGCGTTGGCGTCGAGGCCGCTGTGCGTGACGGCGGCTGGGACCGCTGGCTCTTGGGCGAGCGGGGCCGCGAAGCGAAACAGGCCTTTGTCGGCATGACCCGCTTTGGCGCCTCCGCGCCCGCAGACGAGCTCTACGAGAAATTCGGCATCACCGCCGAGAACGTGGTGGCTCAGGTCAAAGCGCTCTTGGGCTGA
- a CDS encoding BolA/IbaG family iron-sulfur metabolism protein, which yields MAITATDIEHLIRAGFPDAQIIVQGDDGQHFAAEVIDASFKGMNRVQQQRAVNATLKEKLASGELHALALTTRAPE from the coding sequence ATGGCCATCACCGCCACCGATATCGAACACCTGATCCGCGCAGGCTTTCCCGACGCCCAGATCATCGTTCAGGGAGATGACGGTCAGCATTTCGCCGCCGAAGTGATCGACGCTTCGTTCAAAGGCATGAACCGGGTGCAGCAACAACGCGCCGTGAATGCGACGCTGAAAGAAAAACTCGCCAGCGGTGAGTTGCACGCGCTGGCGCTGACCACCCGCGCCCCCGAGTAA
- a CDS encoding aspartate/glutamate racemase family protein, producing MAVGIFDSGLGGLTVYDAVSKRLPDVPLVYFGDNAHAPYGVRTADDIYNLTTAAVERLWEAGCDLVILACNTASAAALRRMQESWIPRDKRVLGVFVPLIEALTERQWGDNSPPREVDVKHVALFATPATVASRAFQRELAFRAIGVDVEAQACGGVVDAIEDGDMILADALVRSHVDALKRKMPTPDAAILGCTHYPMMEEAFQDALGADVKVFSQANLVASSLDDYLKRHPQMIGSGNESMFLTTGDPAKVSRGATQFLRRKVEFIKA from the coding sequence ATGGCAGTCGGTATTTTTGACAGTGGTTTGGGCGGGTTGACGGTCTATGACGCGGTGTCGAAACGTCTGCCTGACGTGCCGCTCGTGTATTTCGGCGACAATGCGCATGCGCCTTATGGGGTGCGCACAGCGGATGACATTTACAATCTGACGACGGCTGCCGTAGAGCGGCTTTGGGAGGCGGGCTGTGATCTCGTGATCCTCGCGTGTAACACGGCCTCTGCGGCGGCGCTCAGGCGGATGCAGGAAAGCTGGATCCCGCGCGACAAACGTGTGCTGGGTGTTTTCGTGCCGCTGATCGAGGCGCTGACCGAGCGGCAATGGGGCGACAATTCGCCGCCACGTGAGGTCGATGTAAAACATGTGGCGCTGTTTGCGACGCCTGCCACGGTCGCCTCGCGGGCGTTCCAGCGCGAGTTGGCGTTTCGCGCCATCGGCGTGGATGTCGAGGCGCAGGCTTGTGGCGGTGTGGTTGACGCGATCGAAGACGGCGACATGATCCTCGCCGATGCGCTGGTGCGCTCGCACGTCGATGCGCTCAAACGCAAGATGCCGACGCCGGATGCGGCCATTCTGGGCTGTACCCATTATCCGATGATGGAAGAGGCGTTTCAGGACGCGCTTGGGGCGGATGTGAAGGTGTTCAGTCAGGCCAATCTGGTGGCCTCGTCACTGGATGACTACTTGAAGCGTCACCCGCAGATGATCGGGTCGGGCAACGAGTCGATGTTCCTGACCACGGGCGATCCGGCGAAAGTGTCCCGAGGCGCGACGCAATTCCTGCGACGAAAAGTCGAGTTCATCAAAGCGTAA
- the grxD gene encoding Grx4 family monothiol glutaredoxin, with amino-acid sequence MSAQETIQKTVDDNDVVLFMKGTSQMPQCGFSSKVAGILNFMGVEYLDVNVLADQDIRQGIKDFSDWPTIPQLYVKGEFIGGCDIVIEMTLSGELDQMLADKGVAFDTEKADQIRAANV; translated from the coding sequence ATGTCCGCTCAGGAAACCATCCAGAAAACCGTCGACGACAATGATGTCGTGCTCTTCATGAAAGGCACCTCGCAGATGCCGCAATGCGGATTCTCGTCGAAAGTGGCGGGCATCCTGAATTTCATGGGGGTTGAGTATCTCGACGTGAACGTGCTGGCCGATCAGGACATCCGTCAGGGCATCAAGGACTTCTCCGACTGGCCGACCATCCCGCAGCTTTACGTCAAAGGCGAGTTCATCGGTGGCTGTGACATCGTGATCGAGATGACGCTCTCGGGCGAGCTGGACCAGATGCTGGCCGACAAGGGCGTGGCCTTCGACACCGAAAAAGCCGACCAGATTCGCGCCGCGAACGTCTGA
- a CDS encoding DUF2867 domain-containing protein, which produces MKRHIIKEVEARLPSAFLDHANWADAYQFSPLNERLNAQEALDRMFGVNPPFWIVALNGMRNRIVGVFWVKPGKITVDAAQSDAFPILETTEEVAVLGFDDWHLNFRVVIQVTEQGTAQAVTLTTLVHRKTWFGRGYIFLVTPFHRLVVKRLLLNLSLNAGQAGPFPA; this is translated from the coding sequence ATGAAGCGCCATATCATTAAAGAAGTGGAGGCCCGGCTGCCGTCCGCCTTTCTCGATCATGCGAATTGGGCCGATGCCTATCAATTCTCGCCATTGAACGAGAGATTGAACGCCCAGGAAGCGCTGGACCGGATGTTCGGGGTGAATCCGCCGTTTTGGATCGTTGCGCTCAATGGGATGCGGAACAGGATCGTCGGGGTGTTCTGGGTCAAACCGGGCAAGATCACCGTCGATGCGGCGCAAAGCGATGCCTTTCCCATCTTGGAGACCACCGAAGAGGTGGCAGTTCTCGGGTTTGACGATTGGCATTTGAATTTTCGGGTCGTGATTCAGGTCACAGAGCAGGGGACAGCGCAGGCTGTGACCCTCACGACGCTGGTGCATCGCAAAACCTGGTTCGGACGGGGGTATATTTTTCTGGTCACGCCGTTTCACAGGCTGGTGGTCAAACGCCTGCTTCTGAACCTGTCACTGAACGCCGGACAGGCTGGTCCGTTCCCTGCGTGA
- a CDS encoding holin-associated N-acetylmuramidase: MKTVQQIAMEIVAREGGYVNDPDDPGGATNYGVTLGTLQRLGIDLDGNGRVNEADVKRLTRAKARDIFVEHYFHRPRIDELPPVLQASVFDMYVNAGANAVRILQRLLNEMGQRIAIDGSIGPQTIEAAFIAQSLAPAYLADAYGIARRNYYYALADRRPSSRKYARRRDGGKGGWIIRAEEFISPRYHLTEAEHAARVATWG; encoded by the coding sequence ATGAAAACAGTACAGCAAATCGCGATGGAGATCGTCGCCCGCGAGGGCGGCTACGTCAACGACCCGGACGATCCGGGCGGGGCCACGAACTACGGGGTCACGCTTGGGACGCTGCAACGTCTGGGCATTGATCTGGACGGCAATGGCCGGGTGAATGAGGCCGATGTCAAACGGCTGACCCGGGCCAAGGCGCGCGACATCTTTGTCGAACATTACTTTCACAGACCCCGGATCGACGAATTGCCGCCGGTGCTGCAGGCCTCCGTGTTCGACATGTATGTCAACGCGGGCGCCAATGCGGTGCGGATTTTACAGCGGCTTTTGAACGAGATGGGTCAACGCATCGCCATTGACGGCAGCATCGGGCCGCAGACGATCGAGGCAGCGTTCATTGCGCAATCGCTGGCCCCGGCCTATCTGGCGGATGCCTACGGCATTGCGCGGCGTAACTACTACTACGCGCTGGCGGATCGTCGTCCGAGTTCGCGTAAATATGCCCGGCGGCGGGATGGCGGCAAGGGCGGCTGGATCATCCGCGCCGAAGAGTTCATTTCCCCGCGTTATCACCTGACGGAGGCCGAGCATGCCGCCCGGGTGGCGACATGGGGTTGA
- the argC gene encoding N-acetyl-gamma-glutamyl-phosphate reductase, with amino-acid sequence MTYKIAILGASGYTGAELVRLIATHPMMEIAALSGDRKAGMEMSEVYPHLRHLDLPALCKIEDIDFAEVDLAFCALPHATSQAVIKELPPTTKVVDLSADFRLRDPAEYEKWYGKPHSAVEIQKEAVYGLTEFYREDIKAARLVAGTGCNAATGQFVLRPLIAAGVIDLDQIILDLKVAVSGAGRSLKEHLLYGELEDNAFGYSVGGKHRHLGEFDQEFSKVAGRDVRIQFTPHLVPATRGILATAYVQGEATAVHYALADAYMNEPFIQVLPYGQVPAMKQVRGSNFCHIGVVEDRIPGRTIVIAALDNLTKGSSGQAIQNANLMLGLDETTGLMNVPMYP; translated from the coding sequence ATGACCTATAAAATCGCCATTCTGGGTGCCTCCGGCTATACCGGCGCCGAACTTGTCCGCCTGATTGCGACCCATCCGATGATGGAGATCGCGGCACTTTCTGGTGACCGCAAGGCAGGCATGGAGATGAGCGAGGTCTATCCGCATCTGCGCCACTTGGACTTGCCCGCGCTCTGCAAGATCGAAGACATTGATTTCGCGGAGGTCGATCTGGCGTTTTGCGCGCTGCCGCATGCGACCTCGCAGGCGGTGATCAAGGAGTTGCCGCCGACGACCAAAGTGGTGGACCTCTCCGCTGATTTCCGTCTGCGCGATCCGGCGGAATATGAGAAATGGTACGGCAAGCCGCATTCGGCGGTCGAGATTCAGAAAGAGGCCGTCTATGGCCTCACCGAATTCTACCGCGAAGACATCAAAGCCGCGCGACTGGTGGCCGGCACGGGCTGTAACGCCGCGACGGGGCAATTCGTCTTGCGGCCTTTGATTGCTGCCGGGGTGATTGATCTCGACCAGATCATTCTGGATCTCAAGGTGGCCGTTTCCGGCGCCGGGCGGTCTTTGAAAGAACATCTTTTGTACGGCGAGCTGGAAGACAACGCCTTTGGCTACTCTGTGGGCGGCAAGCACCGGCATCTGGGGGAATTCGATCAGGAATTCTCCAAAGTGGCCGGGCGGGATGTCCGCATTCAGTTCACGCCGCACCTCGTGCCCGCCACCCGCGGCATCCTCGCCACGGCTTACGTGCAGGGCGAAGCCACAGCCGTGCATTACGCGCTGGCCGACGCCTATATGAACGAGCCCTTCATTCAGGTTCTGCCCTATGGCCAAGTGCCCGCGATGAAACAGGTGCGCGGCTCGAATTTCTGTCACATCGGCGTGGTGGAAGACCGCATTCCGGGCCGCACCATCGTGATCGCCGCGCTTGATAACCTGACCAAAGGCTCGTCCGGTCAGGCCATCCAAAATGCCAACCTGATGCTGGGCCTTGATGAGACCACGGGTCTCATGAACGTGCCTATGTATCCATAA
- the purL gene encoding phosphoribosylformylglycinamidine synthase subunit PurL, with product MTEPAITEEIIAAHGLKPDEYAEILRILNREPTFTELGIFSAMWNEHCSYKSSKKHLRGLPTSGPQVICGPGENAGIVDIGDGQCVVFKMESHNHPSYIEPYQGAATGVGGILRDVFTMGARPIAAMNSLSFGVKDHKKTKQLVHGVVEGVGGYGNCFGVPTVGGEVRFHEAYNGNCLVNAFAAGLADTDKIFYSAASGVGMPVVYLGAKTGRDGVGGATMASAEFDDTIEDKRPTVQVGDPFTEKCLMEATLELMATGAVISIQDMGAAGLTCSAVEMGDKGGLGIRLDLENVPQREENMTAYEMMLSESQERMLMVLKPEKEAEARAVFEKWDLDFAIVGETISEDRFLIMHNGTCMGDLPLSTLASSAPEYDRPWVPTPAAEQVADVPQIDGIDGLKGLITSPNYASKAWVYEQYDTQVMADTVRKPGLGAGVIRVHDTGKMLAFTSDVTPRYVKANPVEGGKQAVAEAYRNLSAVGATPLATTDNLNFGNPEKPEIMGQFVGALDGIGQAVAFLDMPIVSGNVSLYNETDGEGILPTPTIGAVGLIASEDDLISGLAQDGDVAVLIGETEGLLGQSALLYEVFNRQDGDAPHVDLAAEKRNGEFIRANGALFNAVTDLSDGGLALAAFEMAEEAGVGVHLDSGDTATLFGEDQARYLVACSFDQAEALMAAAAQAGVPLATVGKFSGDTVSFGGSSAPLSELSALYRSTFGEIFG from the coding sequence ATGACCGAGCCCGCCATCACCGAAGAGATCATCGCCGCCCATGGCCTCAAACCCGACGAATACGCCGAGATCCTGCGCATTCTGAACCGGGAGCCGACGTTCACGGAGCTTGGCATCTTTTCTGCGATGTGGAACGAGCACTGTTCTTACAAGTCTTCGAAAAAACACCTGCGCGGCCTGCCGACCTCCGGTCCGCAAGTCATCTGCGGCCCCGGTGAAAACGCGGGCATCGTCGACATCGGCGACGGGCAATGTGTGGTGTTCAAAATGGAAAGCCACAACCACCCTTCCTACATCGAACCCTATCAGGGCGCGGCCACCGGCGTGGGCGGCATTCTGCGCGACGTCTTCACCATGGGCGCGCGGCCTATTGCGGCGATGAATTCGCTCTCCTTCGGCGTCAAAGATCACAAGAAAACCAAACAGCTCGTCCATGGCGTCGTCGAAGGCGTCGGCGGCTACGGCAACTGTTTCGGCGTTCCGACCGTGGGCGGCGAAGTCCGCTTCCATGAGGCCTATAACGGCAACTGCCTTGTGAACGCTTTTGCGGCGGGTCTGGCAGACACCGACAAGATCTTCTACTCGGCGGCCTCTGGCGTCGGCATGCCCGTCGTCTATCTGGGCGCGAAAACCGGCCGCGATGGCGTCGGCGGCGCGACCATGGCGTCGGCGGAATTCGACGATACCATCGAGGACAAACGCCCCACCGTTCAGGTCGGCGACCCGTTCACCGAAAAATGCCTGATGGAAGCCACTTTGGAACTCATGGCCACCGGCGCTGTGATCTCGATCCAGGACATGGGGGCCGCGGGCCTGACCTGTTCGGCGGTTGAGATGGGCGACAAGGGCGGGCTTGGCATCCGGCTTGACCTCGAAAACGTGCCTCAGCGCGAAGAGAACATGACCGCCTATGAGATGATGCTCTCCGAGTCTCAGGAACGGATGCTCATGGTCTTGAAGCCAGAAAAAGAGGCTGAGGCCCGCGCTGTTTTCGAGAAATGGGACCTCGATTTCGCCATCGTCGGCGAAACCATCTCCGAGGACCGCTTTCTCATCATGCACAACGGCACCTGCATGGGTGACCTGCCGCTCTCGACGCTGGCCTCCTCCGCGCCGGAATACGACCGTCCCTGGGTCCCGACGCCAGCCGCCGAACAGGTCGCCGACGTGCCGCAAATCGACGGCATCGACGGGCTGAAAGGCCTGATCACCTCGCCTAACTATGCCTCCAAGGCCTGGGTCTATGAACAATACGACACCCAGGTCATGGCCGACACGGTGCGCAAACCGGGCCTCGGCGCGGGCGTGATCCGCGTGCATGATACTGGCAAAATGCTGGCCTTCACCTCCGACGTGACCCCGCGCTACGTCAAGGCGAACCCCGTCGAGGGCGGCAAACAGGCCGTCGCCGAAGCCTACCGCAACCTCTCCGCTGTCGGCGCGACCCCCCTCGCGACCACTGACAACCTGAACTTCGGCAACCCGGAAAAGCCTGAAATCATGGGCCAATTCGTCGGTGCGCTCGACGGCATCGGCCAAGCTGTCGCCTTCCTCGATATGCCGATCGTCTCCGGCAACGTGTCCCTCTACAACGAGACCGACGGTGAGGGTATCCTGCCGACGCCCACCATCGGTGCCGTGGGGCTCATCGCATCCGAGGACGACCTGATCTCCGGTCTGGCGCAGGACGGCGACGTCGCCGTGCTCATCGGCGAGACCGAAGGTCTGCTGGGCCAATCCGCGCTGCTCTATGAGGTGTTCAACCGCCAGGACGGCGACGCCCCACATGTGGATCTGGCCGCCGAGAAACGCAACGGCGAGTTCATCCGCGCCAACGGGGCGCTCTTCAACGCCGTGACCGACCTCTCAGACGGCGGGCTCGCGCTTGCCGCCTTTGAGATGGCCGAAGAGGCCGGCGTCGGCGTGCATCTCGACAGCGGCGACACCGCGACGCTCTTTGGCGAAGATCAGGCCCGCTACCTCGTCGCCTGCTCCTTTGACCAAGCCGAAGCCCTCATGGCCGCCGCCGCCCAAGCCGGTGTGCCGCTGGCCACCGTCGGCAAATTCTCCGGCGACACCGTCAGCTTCGGTGGCTCCAGCGCGCCGCTCTCCGAATTGTCCGCCCTCTACCGCAGTACCTTCGGCGAGATTTTCGGCTAA